ACGGCGATGCTCAGCCGCTTGGCGGGGTCGGTCTCCATCAGGTTGGACTGGATCAGGCGGTCGAGCAGGTCGAGGATCGCGTCCGGGTCGCGGGGCCAGGCCTTGGGCTCGCCGATCCGCTCGGAGAGGCGTGAGACCATCTTGCGCAGGCGGTCGCCGTCGCTGCCGGCGAAGACGCGGAGGCCGTGGCTGAGGTCGTGACGCAGGACGACGTCCCAGTTGCCGAAGAGTTGGGACGTCAGGAAATCGGCGACGCTGCCGTAGGTCACGGGCGGGTCGTCGGACTGGCGGACCAGGTCGTGGACGTTGCCGTGGAGGACGAACAGGCAGCTCGCGCCGGCGTAGAACTGCTCGGCGAAGTCGCGGGCCCAGCCCGGGAACCAGGCCGGGACCGCCGCGGACTTCTCGACGTTCAGCAAGGCCGGCGCGACGGCCTCGACGGCCGATGGATCGATGCTCACGGAATCACCACGCCCCGTTAGGGTCTCGGTCTCCAAGGTCCCGTCGCCCGACCGCCGTACGAGTCAGGGAAGCTCGGGGAGCGGTTCGAGTTGCTTGGTCCGCGCGGGGCCGAGCTGCTTGTCGGCCGGTCCCGCGCCGACGGTCTCGGGCGTCGCCAGCCCCTGCTCCTTCTCGAAGTCCTTGAGCGCGTCCTCGGCGAGGTTCTTCTCGATGGCCATCTCGCGCTTGATGTCCTCGACGCCCTCGCCCGAGAGGTCGGCGGCCACGCGGACCCGGCCCCGGTTGCGGTCGATCTGGTCCTGGATGACCTGCTCGGCCTGGCCGAAATCGGTCGTGACGTTGAAGTTGAACTGGGTCGCGATCTGCGACAGCTCGGCCTCGGCCCGGCTCATCTTGAGGTCGGCGTCGTACTTGGTGATCTTGTGCTTGACGCTCTCGAGCTTCTCGACCGCGTTCTTGATCTTCAGCAGGTTGTTCTGATACGCCTGCTCGTGGAGCTGGAGCTGCTTCTCGTTCTCGGCCATGTCCTCCTTGGCGCGGCGGAGGTCGAGGGCGAACTTGGCGGCCCCTTCGCGGTCGCCGGCGTTGAGGAAGGCCTTGACCTTGGCCTCGAGCGTGGAGACCACCTTGGTCTGGTTGTCGACCTGCCTCTGAACCCGCTCGACCAGCGCGCGATACTGGGCCAGGCCCTCGCGGCCTTCCTTCAGCTGCGCGACGGAGCGGTCGTACTCGAGCTGCATCTCGGCGATCGGGTCGTACCCCCGGATCGCGTTGGCGAGCTTGTTGAACTGGGCGGAGATGGCGTTCCAGAGTTTCCCGAGGATCATGGCGTCACCCGTGCTGAGACATGATGCGATAGGGTACGTGACGTAACATCTTAGATCAGGCGGACCGGACACGCCACGAGCCCGCGGCCGGCGGCGCGAGGTTCCTCGCGGCCGGGCGATCACCAGGTCGATTCGCTGGCCTCGGTCGACCATGAGCTGGAGGAGGCGTCCGACTCCACGGCGTCCGCGACCGGCTGCTCCCGGTCGTCGGGCTCGCCGGCCATGGCGGCCCCTCCCATCATGGCCCCGGCCGCACCTATTGCAGCTCCCATGCCGAAATTCTGCATCGCGACCGACCGCCGCCGCTGCTCGGCCGCGATCTGCATCTGGCGGACGTACGCCTGCTGGACGGCGGACTGATGGGCCTGGCGGACCTGCTGGATCGACGAACCGGCCGCGCGTATGGCTTGCTCGTATTCCTGCGAATGATAGAGCCCCTGGGCCTGGTCGAGCGACGATTCGGCCGGCGACGTGTCGAGCGCGACCCCCATCGAGAGGTAAGTGCGGCCTTCGCGGAGCGTCCTCACGGCCTCGGAGATCTCGGACTCGGCCTGGCGGGCGAGCCGGACGTCCTCGTGGGCCAGGCGCTCGGAATGCTCCAGGTCGCTCTTGGCCCCGCGAACCTGGTCGAGCAGCATCGGCCACTCGTTGCCGACGCGGGTGCTGTCGTTGCCGACCAGGTCCAGGACCTCCTGTGCGTGGCGGAAGTGCTGGTTGGCGGCCAGCCGGTCCTCGCTATGGCCGGCGAGGAACGCCTCCACCCGCGAGGCGAGCTGACGCGCCTGGTCGTACTCGGTGGTCAAGAGCTGATAGACGTCCAGGTCCGACTGGGCCTGCGACAGCGCGATGCCGTACTCCTCGCGCGCCTCGGCGAGGGCCCGCCGCGCCGAGGGCCAGTCGGGCTGGGACGTGGAGGTCGTTCGGATCGCCTTTTCGCGAGCCTTCGCAGCGGCCTGCAGGCTCTCGCGGGCCTGGCCGCCGACGACGTGGTCGTACTGGGCGAAGAAGCGTCGGACGTCGCGATCTCGCGTGGCGAGGTCGTCGGCGAGCCGCTTCGACTCCTCGCGCACGCCCTTCAGCCCGGTGAGCTGCTCGCCCACGGCGTTCATGAGCTGGAAGACGGCCTTCTGCTCCAGGCCCAGCCGCCCGAGGAGTCGGGCCGCAAGGAGGTACTTCTGCGTCTTGGGGTCGGCGGCCTCCTCGACCTCGTCGGCCTTGCGCTCGAAGGTCTCCAACAGCGTCCGGGCCTGATGGAGATTGCCCGAGACCGCCTGCCACGAGGCCGGGGCGAAATCACTCTTCAGCTCCTGCTCGAAGGCCGCGTACTGATTCACGGCCTCGCGGAGCCGGCGGGTCTCGCGACGGCTCTCGTCGAGCCCGCGCTCGACGAACGCCTTCGCCTTCACCACGGCGTGGAGCACGCCTCTGGCCTGATCGAGCAGCGTCCGCCCCGCGGCCAATTCCTGGCCGGCCAGGGCGGGGTCGCCCGCCTCGAGCGCCGCCTGCAGGCGGGCCAGGGCCTGTTCGGACTGGGAGGACGGCGGGTCGGGGTCGCCCCCCTCCTCGGCGAGTCGGAGTCCGCCGCGGCGATGCTCGGCGACTTCGGCCCGCAGCTTGGCGATCGCCTCCTGCACCTTCTTGCCGTCGCCCAGTCGGGCGACGACGTCGGACGCGCGCAGGACGAGCGCGTCCCCCTCGGCCTTCGTGCGTTCGAGGATCGATTTCGCCCCCAGGGGGTCGCGCGCCAGGATCGCGGCGGCCTGTCCGGCCTGGGCCTCCAGCCGATCGACCTCGGGCTGGTAGGGGACGGTCGGCAGGCCGGCGGAGTGGACCGCCTTGACCCGCGCGGCCGCCTGCTCGCGGATCTCGACGACGGCCTGCACCGTCACCCGGGCCTCGTCGTGGGCGGCGTTGAGGCGGTCCATCGTCTGGGCGCACGCCTGCGCCCCCTGCTCGACCTCGTCGAACACCTTGGCTTCGGAGACGAGGGCCTCGGCCTCGGCCATCGCCTTCGACCCCTTGGCCCCCTGCTTCTGGGCCCGGTCGACGACGTCCATGACCTCCAGCCAGCGGTCCCAGAGCCCCTTCAGGTCCTCCTGGGCCTTCTGATAGAGGGCCAGCGTGTCGCCCGTCATCGGCTCGGTGAAGTCGGGGTCCTCGACGGGGAGCGACTTGAGCCGGGCCTTGAGGCCGTCGAGCCGGTCCATCATGGCGACGGCCTTGCCCTTGTAGTCCTTCAGCTTGGCGTTGAAGCTTCCGCGGGCCCGCCGCCGGCCCAGCC
The DNA window shown above is from Paludisphaera mucosa and carries:
- a CDS encoding PspA/IM30 family protein, whose amino-acid sequence is MILGKLWNAISAQFNKLANAIRGYDPIAEMQLEYDRSVAQLKEGREGLAQYRALVERVQRQVDNQTKVVSTLEAKVKAFLNAGDREGAAKFALDLRRAKEDMAENEKQLQLHEQAYQNNLLKIKNAVEKLESVKHKITKYDADLKMSRAEAELSQIATQFNFNVTTDFGQAEQVIQDQIDRNRGRVRVAADLSGEGVEDIKREMAIEKNLAEDALKDFEKEQGLATPETVGAGPADKQLGPARTKQLEPLPELP
- a CDS encoding TPM domain-containing protein; amino-acid sequence: MSTIFAAKRRPFFLLWVAAMVGAVRAEEASPMPAFTGERLYVQGAADRYAPVADAIRSLESRSPQSYYVVVVKSSGEGQSATRAFAERLRDAWRGEAATRGEKLDLDRAVIVVTALDNHQVSVLPGATLAGRIGLKGAVIDREIVEPRFIPLARAGDYPGALVALLNGVDEYVTAHEAAQAPVAGTGEVKTTTAAPSAPPTRLHGPAGSDLAWSLAGSFAAIALMIAGLVWLGRRRARGSFNAKLKDYKGKAVAMMDRLDGLKARLKSLPVEDPDFTEPMTGDTLALYQKAQEDLKGLWDRWLEVMDVVDRAQKQGAKGSKAMAEAEALVSEAKVFDEVEQGAQACAQTMDRLNAAHDEARVTVQAVVEIREQAAARVKAVHSAGLPTVPYQPEVDRLEAQAGQAAAILARDPLGAKSILERTKAEGDALVLRASDVVARLGDGKKVQEAIAKLRAEVAEHRRGGLRLAEEGGDPDPPSSQSEQALARLQAALEAGDPALAGQELAAGRTLLDQARGVLHAVVKAKAFVERGLDESRRETRRLREAVNQYAAFEQELKSDFAPASWQAVSGNLHQARTLLETFERKADEVEEAADPKTQKYLLAARLLGRLGLEQKAVFQLMNAVGEQLTGLKGVREESKRLADDLATRDRDVRRFFAQYDHVVGGQARESLQAAAKAREKAIRTTSTSQPDWPSARRALAEAREEYGIALSQAQSDLDVYQLLTTEYDQARQLASRVEAFLAGHSEDRLAANQHFRHAQEVLDLVGNDSTRVGNEWPMLLDQVRGAKSDLEHSERLAHEDVRLARQAESEISEAVRTLREGRTYLSMGVALDTSPAESSLDQAQGLYHSQEYEQAIRAAGSSIQQVRQAHQSAVQQAYVRQMQIAAEQRRRSVAMQNFGMGAAIGAAGAMMGGAAMAGEPDDREQPVADAVESDASSSSWSTEASESTW